From Streptomyces sp. Edi4, one genomic window encodes:
- a CDS encoding ferritin-like fold-containing protein, with protein sequence METSDNATTAEEITPEPERTGIAAQDWATASAVPQYRAAVVDLLGALAYGELAAFERLADDAKLAPSLADKAELAKMASAEFLHFERLRNRLAEIDTEPTAAMEPFAKALDDFHHQTAPSDWLEGLVKAYVGDSIASDFYREVASHLDSDTRSLVLAVLDDTGHGNFAVEKVRAAIEADPRVGGRLALWARRLMGEALSQAQRVVAERDALSTMLVGGVDGVAAGFDLAAVGEMFTRITKAHTKRMAALGLAA encoded by the coding sequence ATGGAGACGTCTGACAACGCCACTACGGCCGAAGAAATCACCCCGGAGCCCGAGCGCACCGGTATCGCCGCCCAGGACTGGGCGACGGCCTCCGCGGTGCCCCAGTACCGCGCGGCGGTGGTGGACCTCCTCGGCGCCCTCGCCTACGGCGAGCTCGCGGCCTTCGAGCGGCTCGCCGACGACGCGAAGCTCGCGCCGTCCCTGGCGGACAAGGCGGAGCTGGCGAAGATGGCGTCCGCGGAGTTCCTGCACTTCGAGCGTCTGCGCAACCGGCTCGCGGAGATCGACACCGAGCCGACGGCCGCGATGGAGCCGTTCGCCAAGGCGCTCGACGACTTCCACCACCAGACCGCGCCGTCGGATTGGCTCGAGGGCCTGGTCAAGGCGTACGTGGGCGACTCGATCGCGAGCGACTTCTACCGTGAGGTCGCCAGCCACCTGGACTCCGACACCCGCTCCCTGGTGCTCGCGGTGCTCGACGACACCGGGCACGGCAACTTCGCGGTGGAGAAGGTGCGGGCGGCCATCGAGGCGGACCCGCGCGTCGGCGGACGGCTCGCGCTGTGGGCGCGTCGCCTGATGGGCGAGGCGCTTTCGCAGGCCCAGCGGGTGGTCGCCGAGCGCGACGCGCTCTCCACGATGCTGGTCGGCGGCGTGGACGGGGTGGCAGCGGGCTTCGACCTCGCGGCGGTGGGCGAGATGTTCACCCGGATCACCAAGGCCCACACCAAGCGGATGGCCGCGCTGGGGCTTGCCGCCTAG
- a CDS encoding DUF3107 domain-containing protein, with product MEVKIGVQHAPREIVLESGQTAAEVESAVADALAGKAQLLSLTDDKGRKVLVPADKIAYVEIGEPSVRRVGFGAL from the coding sequence GTGGAGGTCAAGATCGGTGTGCAGCACGCGCCCCGGGAGATCGTTCTGGAGAGCGGGCAGACCGCCGCAGAGGTCGAGAGCGCGGTAGCCGACGCCCTCGCCGGCAAGGCGCAGCTGCTCAGCCTCACCGACGACAAGGGCCGCAAGGTCCTGGTGCCGGCCGACAAGATCGCATACGTGGAGATCGGCGAGCCTTCGGTCCGCCGCGTGGGCTTCGGCGCGCTGTAG
- a CDS encoding TetR/AcrR family transcriptional regulator: protein MTAIEQTEAARPRGTRLPRRARRNQLLGAAQEVFVAQGYHAAAMDDIAERAGVSKPVLYQHFPGKLELYLALLDQHCESLLHAVRTALASTSDNKLRVAATMDAYFAYVEDEGGAFRLVFESDLTNEPAVRERVDRVSLQCAEAISDVIAEDTGLSKDESMLLAVGLGGVSQVVARYWLSSESTIPRDKAVTLLTSLAWRGIAGFPLHATEGH, encoded by the coding sequence GTGACAGCCATCGAGCAGACCGAGGCGGCGCGCCCGCGAGGCACGCGCCTGCCGCGCCGGGCCCGCCGCAATCAGCTCCTGGGCGCGGCCCAGGAGGTTTTCGTCGCGCAGGGCTACCACGCGGCCGCCATGGACGACATCGCGGAGCGCGCCGGCGTCTCCAAGCCGGTGCTCTACCAGCACTTCCCCGGCAAACTGGAGCTGTACCTGGCCCTGCTCGACCAGCACTGCGAGTCCCTGCTCCACGCGGTCCGCACCGCGCTCGCGTCGACCTCGGACAACAAGCTCCGCGTCGCCGCGACGATGGACGCCTACTTCGCGTACGTCGAGGACGAGGGCGGCGCGTTCCGCCTCGTCTTCGAGTCGGACCTGACCAACGAGCCCGCCGTGCGCGAGCGCGTGGACCGGGTCAGCCTCCAGTGCGCGGAAGCGATCTCGGACGTCATCGCCGAGGACACCGGCCTGTCCAAGGACGAGTCGATGCTGCTCGCCGTGGGTCTTGGCGGGGTCTCGCAGGTGGTCGCCCGTTACTGGCTCTCCAGCGAGTCGACCATCCCTCGCGACAAGGCCGTCACGCTGCTCACCTCGCTGGCCTGGCGCGGTATCGCGGGCTTCCCGCTGCACGCCACCGAAGGCCACTGA
- a CDS encoding alpha/beta hydrolase: MSSTELPQTPAAAALAPRVSPVGVAEGEELRSVNLPGLTLAIRSRPTSGPGLEPALYVHGLGGSSQNWSALMPLLADRLDGEAVDLPGFGDSPPPDDGNYSLTGHARAVIRLLDSSGRGPVHLIGNSLGGAVATRVAAARPDLVRTLTLISPALPEIRVQRGAWPTALVALPGVASLFARLTRGWSAEERTRGMMALCYGDPARVSPEGFEVAVREMERRLQLPYFWDAMARSARGIVDAYTLGGQHGLWRQAERVLAPTLLVYGARDQLVSYRMARRAAAAYRDARLLTLPDAGHVAMMEYPETVARAVRELIDESGGDAGRRDDRDNRS, encoded by the coding sequence ATGTCTTCGACCGAGTTGCCGCAAACCCCCGCCGCTGCCGCCCTGGCGCCACGGGTGAGCCCGGTCGGGGTCGCCGAGGGCGAAGAGCTGCGCTCCGTGAACCTGCCGGGGCTCACGCTGGCGATCAGGTCCCGGCCCACGAGCGGTCCCGGTCTCGAACCGGCGCTGTACGTTCACGGGCTCGGCGGTTCGTCGCAGAACTGGTCGGCGCTGATGCCGCTGCTCGCCGACCGGCTCGATGGCGAGGCGGTCGACCTGCCCGGTTTCGGCGACTCCCCGCCGCCCGACGACGGCAACTACTCGCTCACCGGGCACGCCCGCGCCGTGATCCGCCTGCTCGACTCCTCGGGCCGGGGCCCGGTGCACCTCATCGGCAACTCGCTCGGCGGCGCCGTCGCGACCCGCGTCGCGGCCGCGCGCCCCGACCTGGTGCGCACCCTGACGCTCATCTCGCCCGCGCTGCCGGAGATCCGCGTCCAGCGCGGCGCCTGGCCGACCGCGCTTGTCGCGCTGCCCGGTGTGGCCTCCCTGTTCGCCCGGCTCACCCGGGGCTGGAGCGCCGAGGAGCGCACCCGCGGAATGATGGCCCTCTGTTACGGCGACCCGGCGCGGGTGAGCCCCGAGGGGTTCGAGGTGGCCGTGCGTGAAATGGAGCGGCGTCTTCAACTACCGTATTTCTGGGACGCGATGGCCCGCTCGGCCCGTGGCATCGTGGACGCCTACACGTTGGGCGGCCAGCACGGGCTGTGGCGGCAGGCGGAGCGGGTGCTGGCGCCGACGCTGCTCGTGTACGGGGCGCGCGACCAGCTGGTCTCGTACCGGATGGCCCGGCGCGCGGCGGCCGCCTACCGTGACGCGCGTCTGCTCACGCTGCCCGACGCCGGGCACGTGGCGATGATGGAGTACCCCGAGACGGTCGCAAGGGCCGTACGGGAACTGATCGACGAGAGCGGCGGCGACGCCGGCCGCCGTGACGACCGAGACAACAGGAGCTGA